The genomic window agggttggttcaacatccgcaaatcaatcaatgtgatagaacacattaataaaagaaagaacaagaaccatatgatactctcaatagatgctgaaaaagcatttgacaaagtacagcatcccatcctgatcaaaactcttcaaagtgtagggatagagggcacatacctcaatattatcaaagccatctatgaaaaacccaccgcaaatatcattctcaatggagaaaaactgaaagcttttccgttaaggtcaggaacacggcagggatgtccattatcaccactgctattcaacatagtattagaagtcctagcctcagcaatcagacaacaaaaagaaattaaaggcatccaaattggtaaagaagaagtcaaactatcactcttcgcagatgatatgatactatatgtggaaaacccaaaagactccactccaaaactgctagaacttgtacaggaattcagtaaagtgtcaggatataaaatcaatgcacagaaatcagttgcatttctgtacaccaacaacaagactgaagaaagagaaattaaggagtcaatcccattcacaactgtacccaaaactataagatacctaggaataaacctaagcaaagagactaagaatctatacacagaaaattataaagtactcatgaaagaaattgaggaagacacaaaaaaatggaaaaatgttccatgctcctggattggaagaataaatattgtgaaaatgtctatgttacctaaagcaatctacacatttaatgcaatccctatcaaaataccatccatctttttcaaaggaatggaacaaataatcctaaaatttatatggaaccagaaaagacctcgaatagccaaaggaatattgaagaacaaagccaaagttggtggcatcacaattccggacttcaagctctattacaaagctgtcatcatcaagacagcatggtactggcacaaaaacagacacatagatcagtggaacagaatagagagcccagaaatcgaccctcaactctatggtcaactaatcttcgacaaagcaggaaagaatgtccaatggaaaaaagacagcctcttcaataaatggtgctgggaaaattggacagccacaggcagaaaaatgaaattggaccacttccttacaccacacacgaaaatagattccaaatggatgaaggacctcaatgtgagaaaggaatccatcaaaatccttgaggagaatgcaggcagcaacctcttcgacctcagccgtagcaacatcttcctaggaacaacagcaaaggcaagggaagcaagggcaaaaatgaactattgggatttcatcaagatcaaaagcttttgcacagcaaaggaaacagttaacaaaaccaaaagacaactgacagaatgggagaagatatttgcaaacgacatatcagataaagggctagtatccaaaatctataaggaacttagcaaactcaacacccaaagaacaaacaatccaatcaagaaatgggcagaggacatgaacagacatttctgcaaagaagacatccagatggccaacagacacatgaaaaagtgctccacgtcactcggcatcagggaaatacaaatcaaaaccacaatgagatatcacctcacaccagtcagaatggctaaaatgaacaagtcaggaaatgacagatgctggcgaggatgcagagaaaggggaaccctcctccactgttggtgggaatgcaagctggtgcaaccactctggaaaacagcatggaggttcctcaaaatgttgaaaatagaactaccctatgacccagcaatcgcactactgggtatttaccctaaagatacaaacgtagtgatccgaaggggcacgtgtacccgaatgtttataacagcaatgtctacaatagccagactatggaaagaacctagatgtccatcaacagatgaatggataaagaagatgtggtatatatacacaatggaatactatgcagccatcaaaagaaatgaaatcttgccatttgcgacgacgtggatggaactagagcgtatcatgcttagtgaaataagtcattcggagaaggacaactatcatatgatctccctgataagaggacatggagaagcaacatgagggggtagggggataagagaagaataaatgaaacaagatgggattgggagggagacaaaccataaatgactcttaatctcacaaaacaaactgggggttgctggggggaggtgggattgggagagggggagcgggctatggacattggggaggggaggcgaaccataagagactatggactctgaaaaacaacctgagggttttgaagggtcagggatgggaggttggggcaacctgagggttttgaagggtcaagggtgggaggttgggggaacaggtggtgggtaatggggagggcacgttttgcatggagcactgggtgttgtgcaaaaagaatgaatactgttacgctgaaaaaataaataaaatggaaaaaaaaaaaaaaagatcctgcgTGTGCCTCCTGGACAgagttttctgtctctgtctctttgtctctctctctcgctcgttCCCTGGCCCCCCGCCCCTGCCGCGCTCACCTCGCCGCTGCACCGGAAGCTCTCAAACACCCTGTGGTTGTGTCTGCACACGGTGTCCACCTCGGACCTCTTCCGCTCCATGATGTCCTTCTGGCTGTTCCAGCCCTGAGCGATGGGCCGCCCCAGCTCGGTCACCGGCCGGTACTCCCCCACGTCGCTGTCGAAGCGCACGAACTCCTCGCTGTTGTAGAAATACCTATCCAGGAGCCGCACACGCTCCGTGCCGTTGGAATAATGACACTCGGGCTTCACCAGTAACAAAAAATGTGCTGTGGGGACAGAGACGATCCGGTCATCCGCGGGCTCCTGGAAGACACTGACGGCGGCGCCCCTCGCTGGCTCCCCCCGCGCCCCCAAACCACCAGCACACACCACTTGTCTTCCCTCTGCGGGCGGCGGGGGAGGAGGCCACTGGGTCCCGGGCTCGATGGCAGACACCCCAGCCTGAGCAGCGAGGACATTTGCCCCTCACGGCCTCCTCCTGGACGCCTGCGGCTGACAGACAACGGCCTCCCTCCTCGCCGCCCACAGCCCTTTCCCCCGCCTTAAACAAGTCCcacctgcttccccgccccctgaACACTCGGTTTGGGCAGagctggctcaggcccctgctgCTCCTGCGAatccagagaaggaaacagaagcgtCCCCTCCACTCCCGGAGTTGAAAATGGAGGGAAACTGACGCACAAAACCCAACCAGGCCAAACTTTGTACGGGTGGGAAACGTCACAGGAAACATGTGCAGTTCTAGAGCAGAGAAATATTGGATGATCTCAGTTACCTTGGAGTGCCAGAGAGGTGGTCTCAAGGGTGACATTCCAGATGTGACATGAAAGATTAAGTAGATGCGAgctggagggtgtgtgtgtgtgtgtgtgtgtgtgtgtgtgtgtgtgtgtgtgtttgggagcaAGGGGGGGCCTGTTTCAGGTAAAGGTAATAAATTGTACAAAACCTTGAAAGAATTGATGGTGAACCTCCTTAGGAAACCAGAGCAAAAGTTCACTGAAGCACAGAcagtgagaggaaggaagggaaaagattACATTGGAGAAGTCACTTGGGGCTGGGCCCTTAAAGCCCGTGGGTGATAGTAGGATTTTGATTTTATACTAAAtgtaatggaaaacaatgaagagttttaaagagagaaaacccaTGATCCTATTACAGGATCACAATCCCCTTTCTGAATTTGCAATCCAGATAGCTCAgaaaatcagtttttttcttgtttgtttttggtgccAAAACTCATTTGGTAAATCTGACCTGATGAATTAAGGAGTCAAATGTGTCTCAGAGCTCTTACTTTTCCTTCTGTAGTTTAATATGTGTAAACATAGTTATCTAtgacataaatgtatatattttggtGTTTTGGTCTTTATGTCattgaaatgtgaaaataaagcTAATTCCTTTATCAGGACCCATAAATGGAGGCCACCCCAGCATTCCACTCATACCCCAAATCTAAACTTACAGTCTTCACTTACAGAAAACACCTGTCAAGGAAACTTAACATATACCAGTTACGATTTTCCAACTTGAGTTCAGTTAGCTTACCTTCCCCCAGAAAATAAGACCTGGTAACCTTGTAAGGAAAACCCCAACATTTTAGCCAATCATGCACGGTTTCCATGTTCCCTCTTCAAAAGCTCTATAAACTCACACTTGCCCAAATACCTTGGGAAAAGTGCTCCACAGTTTTTGAATCACTTTACTTCCCCAATCCATGGATTATTTTCCCTTGGATAAAGGATATCAAACATTTTACTAAATTGActtaattttgtcatttgtcaatgccaaaagagttaaaaaataacCCTGTGGTTAAAGGTGAGGCAGATACAATTCTCAGAAAGCTACTACCACTCATATGGaacataaaaaagattattttaattaaattcaattagttaacatatagtatatcattagttcagaggtagaattcagtcaTCCATCAGTTGCATATTGTGCCCAGGGcccattacatcacatgccctccttaatgccacctaattaccccatcccctcaccttcttcccctccagcaacctttagtttgttttttatatttaagagtctcttatgacttgtcttctgttttcatttcatttttccttccctttccctatgttcatctgtttttttttcttaaattttacatatgagtgagatcgctgattgacttattttgcttagtgtaataccctctagttccatcaacgtcattgcaaatggtaagattttacttttttgatctctgagcaatattccattgtatatatacaccacttctttatcatttatttgttgatggatatctgggctgtTTCCCTGGTTTGgcttattgtggacattgctgctgtaaacactggggtacaggtgtcccttcagatcactacatatATATCCTTTGGGGcaaacacctagtagtgcaattgctgggttgtaggatagctctatttttaccttcttgaggaacctccatattgttttccagagtggccgcagcagattgcatttccaccaacagtgtaagagggttcccctttctctgcatcctcgccaacatttgttgtctcctggcttattaattttagccattctgactggtgtgaggtggtatctcactatggcTTTGAtctatatttccctgatgctgagtgatgttgactattttttcctgagtctgttggccatttgtaagtcttctttggagaaatgtttattcatgtcttttgccccatttcttgactgtattatttgttctatgggtgttggattttacaagttctttatagatcttggatggtagccctttatctgataagacatttgcaaatatcttctcctattattttttggttttgttgactatttcctttgctatgcagaagcttatGCTGATGAAGtcccattagttcatttttgctttgttttccttgcctttggagatgtgtctagcaagaaattgctgtggctgaggtcaaaggggttgctgcctgtgttcttctctagaattttgatggatttctgtctcacatttagatctttcatccattttgagtttatttttgtgtatggtataagaaaatggtacagtttcattcttctacatgtggctgtccaattttcccaataccttttgttgaagagactgtcttttattttgttggaATTAATGACTGTAGAGTTTAGGTTCCATATCTGGTTTCTCTATTCTGATcaattgatctgtgtgtctggttttgtgccagtaccatattatcTTGGTGATTAAAGCTTTGTAAAGTGCCTGAAGTCTTGCATTGTGaggccaccagctttggttttctttttcaacattcttctggctatttggggtcttttccggttccatacaaattttaggattgtttgttccagctctgtgagaaatgttggtggtattttggtACAGATAGCAttgaaagcatagattgctctagatagcatagacattctaacaatgtttattcttccaatctatgagcatggaatgtctttctgtttctttgtgtcttcctcttccatttctttcattagtgttctatagttttcagagtacagatcctttacacgtttggttaggtatattcctaggtatcttatggtttttggtacaaatataaatgtgattgattccttaatttctctttcttctgtctcattgttagtgtatagaaatgcacctgatttctgggcattgattttatatcctgtcattTTGCTGAATTCCAGTATGagatctagcaattttggggtggagtcttttcatttttccacaGAGGTTATCTGCATTGTTGTAGATATgttctttgttgatttggatgccttttaattctttttattatctgattgctgaggctatgactgctaatattttgttgaacaacagtggtgagaatggacatccctgttgtgttcctgaccttaggtgaaaagctctcagtttttcctcattgagaatgatattcactgtgggttttacctatatggcttttatgatactgaggtatatTCCCTTTATCCCTGTACTGTGGAAAATTTTAATCAAGAagggatgttgtattttgtcaaatgctttttctgcatctattaggagaatcatatggttcctgttctttcttttgttaatttgatctatcacattgattgatttgtggatattgaacaacgtttgcagcccagaaataaatcacacttggttgtggtgaataattattttaatgtcctGTTCAATCCTACcagctagtatcttggtgagaatttttgcatccatgttcatcagggatattggtctgtaattctccttttaggtggggtctctgtctggttttgggatcaaggtgatgctggcctcatagaatgagtttggaagttttccttccattactattttttttgaaatagcttcaagaagaataggtattagatcttctttgaatgtttggtagaatttccctgggaagacatctggtcttggacttttgtttgttgggagatttttgattactggttcaatttccttgctggtcatGTGtccattcaggttttctatttcttcctattttagttttgattgtttatacctctctagaaatgcatccatttcttccagattgtctaatttgttggcatttagttgttcattatatattcttataattgtttgtatttcttcagtgttgcttgtgatctctcttctttcatttgtgattttatatatttgggtcctttatcttttcttcttcatgaCTCTGGCAAAGAgtttattgatattattaattcttttaaagaagaaactccgagtttcattgatctgttttactgttctttttgtttccattttattgatttctgctctaatctttattatttctcttctctttctgggctTAGggtttatttgctattctttttttagcTCCTTTAGGTGGAAGGTTagattgtatatttgagacttttcttgtttcttgagaaaggcctgtattgctatatactttcctcattggactgcctttgctacatcccaaaggttctgaactgttgtatttcatttttttttaaagatttttatttatttgacagagagagacaaagcaagagagggaacacaagcagggggagctgcagagagaaagggagaagcaggcttcccactgagcagggagccagatatggggctcgatcccagcactctgggatcatgacctgagctgaaggcaaacgcttgacaactgagccacccaggtgccccttgtatttCATTCTTAatgcttccatgaattttaaaaaattcttctttaatttcctggttgacccattcattcttcagtaggattcTCTTCAACTTGTATTTATATTTGTACTTTCTCCATgaatttgtgttccttccaaagtATCTCTCATGACTGAattcaagttttaaagcattgtggtctgaaaatattcagtgaataatttcagtcttttggtacacagttgagacctgatttgtgacccagcatgtgatctattctggagaatgttccatatgcacttgagaagaatgtgtactatgttgcttttggatgaagtgctctgaatatatctgtgaagtctgtctggtccagtgtgtcattcaaagccctgtttccttgttgatcttctgcttagatgatctgtctattgttGTGAGTTGGGTGTTGAAGtctcctgctattattgtattattatcaataagtttcttttattttttaaatgggtttaCATAATcagctgctcccaagttaggggcataaatatttatacttgTTAGATCTTATTGGAGAGAGTCTTTGATTATGTCCCTCtccatctcttattacagtctttggtttaaaatctaatttgtctgatataaggattgctacccagcattcttttgatgtccattagcatggtaaattattttcaatCTCTCACTTTCATCTGGAGATCTCTTTTGgtctaaaatgtgtctcttgtagatagcatattgatgggtcttgttttattttattttattttttatccaatctgatatgCTGTCCTTTTGTTGGGGCATTTAgatcatttacattcagagtaattattgaaagatatgaatttagtgccattgcattgcctgtaaagtcactgtttctgtaggttgtctctgttcctttctggtctttgttacttttgggctctctctttgcttacaggatcctctttcatattttttacGGGCCTGGTTTAGTGttcataaattcttttagtttccatTTGTCCTGGgggctctttatctctccttccattctgaatgacagccttgctgaataaagtattcttggctgcattttttccctcatttagCACATTGCATATATGATGCCAggcctttctggcctgccaggtctctgtggacacaTCTGCCACCAGCCTTATGTTTCTactcttgtaggttaaggacctcttgtcccaagtggttttcagagttttctctttgtttctgaaatttgcaagctgcaccattttatgtcagggtgttgacctatttttactgatgttgaggggtgttctctgtgccttctggacttGAATGTTTGTTTCCCTTCCCAGAGTAGGGAtattctcagctataatttgttcaaataaaccttctgcccccttctctctttcctcatctgggatccctattatttgaatattattgTGCTTTATGGTGTTACTGATTTCTCAAAgtctcccctcgtgatccagttTTTCTTACTTCCTTACTTtgcatcattttgtcttctatataaCTGACTCTGTCTTCCTGTTATCCCAGTTAGTTAGAATCTCCATTTTTGACTGTAACCCAGTAATAGCAGTTTTAATTTCAGCTGGAccagattttagttcttttatttctgcagtaAGGAATTCTAtggtgtcttttatgctttttacAAGCCTAGCTAATATCTTTATAGTTGTTgttttgaattctagtttcatCATCTTACTTATATTCATATTGATTAAATCTATGGCAGAGAGTActacctctggttctttcttttgctgtgaatttctccttctagtCATGTgtcctgaaaagaaagaaagaaaggaggaattaaagagaaagaagaaaagaaaaaaaaaaacccagcaaaaaaagcaataataatatCAACAACACCACCAACATCCTCAGGAAGTGAATACGATGTGCACTCTGatattgtgttttggctgctttcTTTAATCAATAAACTTGGTAGATGTAGGGTGTTTGtgttgatcttctgagggagaggCCTGCTGTGCAGACTGACAAACTGACTTACCTTTATAACATTGGTCCTATCAGACCAGAATCACAGGGCTTAGTTTAGAGGACTCCAGTTTCCACTAGAGGAGCTGTGTTTCTCACCAGAGTCTGACTCTGCTGTTGGGTGGGAGCAGGAAGGGGTAGTGGAAGAGGTAGAACATGGGATCACCTTGCCATCTTGTTCCTGCAGAGTGGAATTCCTGACAGCTGCTTCTagatcaaagagaaagaaaaccaaaaatcttCCTGCACACAATGTATTAACATCTGTCCATTAGGACAGACCTGTGAGAAGTTGTTTTCTCCAGCTGTTCTCTCTGAGACTACTCAATGGCAAACACtctggttcttaaaaaaaaaataaataaaaaggaaaggaaagaaataaaagaaaagaaaagaaaaaaattcagaagttgAAACCTTTCCACTAACTGAGATAGTATCAGACTGTCAAACCTGGCTCCATGCAAAGTTCCTAAGGGAGGACATCACTGAGATCTCATTGGGAAAGGTCCCATCAAGTAAGCTAGGTGATAGTACAGCCTGTAAATGACTCACTCTTCTTCTGTGGAGGATGTATATCTTCTATGGTAAGAAGAAATTAGCCCTGTTTATCCATTTCTTGTTACTAGGTTAGGGACCACTGACCTGTTTCTCACTTTAAGTTCCATATTAGTGGAGTCAGGGAGGGGTTCCAAGATGGCCGAGTAGTAGAGGGACTCTGGACTTGCCTCATCCTTCAAATACAACTAGATCAATCTTCAACTACTTTGAACAACTAGGAAGAGGATCAGAAGAGTAAGGAAATATCTGTACAGTTGGAGTGAGAGGATTTGGCAGAAGAGAAATTCAGAGCCtagaattgggggagggggaagatgcATAGCCAAAAAAGGGAGGAACCACAGTTTGCAGAGCAAAGTCAGGAAGAGGGAGTAAGTTGTAAAGATAGCAGTGGTTTGTGACTGCACAATAAGCCATGGCAAGAGGATCCCTGGGTTGCTCAGGGAAAGCTTGCTCCCCTTCCTGAAGAGCATATTTGTCTCCTGCAGACAAAAAGGAACTATCAAGCAGTCACTGAGTGGAGCATAGCAGTGAGTCTCAGAAGTACACAGAGAGCAGAAAACCTCTTAAATTTCTTTGTGAGCCACAATAGACTTTAACCTCAGTGCAACTGAAAAACAGCTGCTTTTCTCGGACAGATTGAGAGGAGTACAGAGACTGGAGCAGCTCATGGATAACCTGGCTGCTGCTTTTTGCTGTCTGACACAATACATTCAGGATTCTGCAATGGCTTTTCTGGGACACCAGGGATTAGGAGACTGAGTCAAGTGCAGGTGGCTGATAGCCTGGCTCCAACTTTTTGCTGAGTGTTATAATAAACTCCAGCCTCTGAGTGTGCACTGTGCACCAGCTTTTTGGAGATGGTGCTGAGCACACCCTGAGCTTCCCCACTGGGACATGGGAGTGAGTGCACACAGTACCGGGCCTTTAAAACTTGGAGTTTTGCATCCCAGCCACTGGACAGAGAGAAAATACAGGTGATCTGTGGATCTGGGCACACCACGGACCTAGACACAGACAGGTAGGGCAGGGAACTCACCAGGGCCCAAGTCAGAGGAGATTGCTTGCTTCTCCAAGAGGGTCTCCTGAGAAGCAAAAAGGGGaaatatctgtactctgaaaacaataaaacactgatgaaagaaattgaagaagacacaaacaagagggaaaacattttatgctcatgaatgaaaaaacaaatactgttaaaatgtctatactatccaaagcaatctatacatttaatgaaatccttatcaaaatagcACTAGTATTTTTC from Meles meles chromosome 5, mMelMel3.1 paternal haplotype, whole genome shotgun sequence includes these protein-coding regions:
- the LOC123942209 gene encoding uncharacterized protein LOC123942209, encoding MLGFSLQGYQVLFSGGRSSRGLSQLCPNRVFRGRGSRWDLFKAGERAVGGEEGGRCLSAAGVQEEAVRGKCPRCSGWGVCHRARDPVASSPAARRGKTSAHFLLLVKPECHYSNGTERVRLLDRYFYNSEEFVRFDSDVGEYRPVTELGRPIAQGWNSQKDIMERKRSEVDTVCRHNHRVFESFRCSGELPVATAADFRSKGWATAWGKEDN